One genomic window of Actinoplanes lobatus includes the following:
- a CDS encoding phosphatase domain-containing protein — translation MVGHRMRPLAVFDVDGVVADVRHRLRHVARRPKNWAAFFAAAGRDRPLAPGVDLVHEYAHDHDLVWLTGRPEHLRMVTERWFAEHGLPEGRLLMRPETDRRPARDYKSDRLRRLASTATIAVVVDDDPAVVTRLKRDGFPVRLADWVPYERSLREAQERLGRT, via the coding sequence ATGGTTGGGCACCGGATGAGGCCGCTGGCGGTCTTCGACGTGGACGGGGTGGTCGCCGACGTGCGGCACCGGCTGCGCCACGTGGCCCGCCGGCCGAAGAACTGGGCGGCGTTCTTCGCGGCGGCCGGCCGGGACCGGCCGCTCGCGCCCGGCGTCGATCTGGTTCATGAATACGCGCACGACCACGATCTCGTGTGGCTGACCGGGCGCCCCGAGCATCTGCGGATGGTGACCGAGCGGTGGTTCGCCGAGCACGGCCTGCCGGAGGGACGGTTGCTGATGCGCCCGGAGACGGATCGCCGGCCGGCCCGTGACTACAAGAGCGACCGGCTGCGGCGACTGGCGTCCACGGCCACGATCGCGGTGGTCGTCGACGACGATCCGGCGGTGGTCACCCGGCTGAAACGGGACGGGTTCCCGGTGCGGCTGGCCGACTGGGTGCCGTACGAGAGGTCGCTGCGGGAGGCTCAGGAGCGCCTC